Proteins from one Phyllobacterium zundukense genomic window:
- a CDS encoding amino acid permease, which yields MTHHDYTDTDKLEDVKVLHGMGYAQELERRMSRFSNFAISFSIICILSGGINSLAQATSGAGGAAIGIGWPLGCLVSAVFAIAMAQISSAYPTAGGLYHWGSILGNRGTGWLTAWFNLLGLITVLGAINVGTYYFFIGAFGGYLGIEDSTTVRIIFLAILTGLQALINHMGIGLTAKLTDFSGYLIFVTAIALSVVCLAVADSYDIGRLFTFSNYSGEAGGNVWPSTSGVWVFLLGLLLPIYTITGYDASAHTSEETVKAAHSVPRGMVSSVLWSAVFGYIMLCSFVLMIPDMNAAAAQGWNVFFWAMGEQVNPLIKDILYFLIFICQFLCGLATVTSVSRMIFAFARDKGLPGSSALSKVSPQHRTPVAAIWTGSILSVLFVWGSSLVSIGETPVYTIVVSCTVIFLFFSFAIPIALGFFAWGTPKWDKMGPWNLGEGTFKLFAVLSALAMALIFIIGIQPPNEWALYITVGFLIVTAIVWYGFEKRRFRGPPIGDEVARRAAEIAAAEKAVGERT from the coding sequence ATGACACACCATGATTATACGGACACTGACAAGCTGGAGGACGTAAAGGTCCTGCACGGCATGGGCTATGCCCAGGAACTGGAACGGCGAATGAGCCGTTTTTCGAACTTCGCAATATCATTCTCGATCATCTGCATCCTGTCCGGCGGTATCAATTCGCTGGCACAGGCTACTTCCGGCGCCGGCGGCGCGGCGATCGGCATCGGCTGGCCGCTTGGCTGCCTTGTCTCCGCGGTTTTCGCCATCGCCATGGCACAGATCAGCTCCGCCTACCCGACTGCAGGCGGGCTTTATCACTGGGGTTCCATCCTCGGCAATCGCGGTACTGGCTGGCTGACCGCCTGGTTCAACCTGCTTGGTCTCATCACCGTTCTGGGCGCCATCAATGTCGGTACCTACTACTTCTTCATAGGCGCCTTCGGTGGTTATCTAGGAATAGAGGATTCTACGACGGTGCGGATCATATTCCTTGCCATCCTGACGGGATTGCAGGCGCTCATCAATCATATGGGCATTGGCTTGACCGCCAAGCTTACCGACTTTTCGGGCTATCTCATCTTCGTCACTGCAATCGCACTTTCGGTCGTGTGCCTTGCCGTTGCGGACAGCTATGACATTGGCCGCCTCTTCACCTTCTCCAACTATTCCGGTGAAGCCGGTGGCAATGTCTGGCCGAGCACGTCCGGTGTATGGGTTTTCCTGCTTGGCCTGTTGCTGCCGATCTACACGATCACTGGCTATGATGCATCTGCGCATACGTCGGAAGAAACCGTGAAGGCGGCTCATTCCGTACCGCGTGGCATGGTGTCGTCGGTGCTGTGGTCTGCAGTCTTCGGTTACATCATGCTCTGCTCGTTCGTGCTCATGATCCCTGACATGAACGCGGCTGCCGCCCAAGGCTGGAACGTCTTCTTCTGGGCGATGGGCGAACAGGTCAACCCGCTGATCAAGGATATTCTCTACTTCCTGATCTTCATCTGCCAGTTCCTGTGCGGACTTGCGACGGTCACTTCCGTCTCGCGCATGATCTTCGCCTTTGCCCGAGACAAGGGACTTCCCGGCTCCAGTGCCTTGTCGAAAGTCAGCCCGCAGCACCGCACTCCGGTCGCTGCGATCTGGACAGGCTCGATCCTCTCGGTCCTGTTTGTCTGGGGCTCGTCGCTTGTGTCGATAGGCGAAACACCGGTCTATACGATCGTCGTTTCCTGCACGGTCATCTTCCTCTTCTTCTCGTTCGCCATTCCGATTGCGCTGGGTTTCTTTGCCTGGGGCACGCCGAAATGGGACAAGATGGGGCCTTGGAATCTGGGCGAGGGCACGTTCAAGCTCTTTGCGGTGCTTTCAGCGCTCGCGATGGCCTTGATCTTCATCATTGGCATTCAGCCGCCAAATGAATGGGCGCTCTACATCACTGTTGGCTTCCTGATCGTCACTGCAATCGTCTGGTACGGGTTCGAGAAGCGCCGCTTCCGCGGACCACCCATCGGCGACGAAGTTGCCAGGCGCGCCGCGGAAATCGCGGCAGCGGAAAAGGCAGTCGGCGAACGAACCTGA
- a CDS encoding AbrB/MazE/SpoVT family DNA-binding domain-containing protein, whose product MSDTARLSEKFQISIPKAVRAAHQWKAGQEFAFIPKGTGVLLVPVPKPDELAGIAKGAEATDYRDRKDRF is encoded by the coding sequence ATGTCGGACACAGCAAGGCTTTCGGAAAAATTTCAGATATCGATCCCCAAGGCCGTGCGCGCCGCTCACCAATGGAAGGCAGGCCAGGAGTTTGCCTTCATTCCCAAGGGCACGGGGGTCCTGCTTGTCCCTGTGCCAAAACCTGACGAACTCGCCGGAATTGCCAAAGGGGCCGAAGCAACGGACTATCGTGATCGCAAAGATCGCTTCTGA
- a CDS encoding aldehyde dehydrogenase family protein — MTETVKLITPIDGSVYAERPVATDKAIDAAVESAKQAQADWAQTSIAERGRLCLVALDALLAMNDEIVPEIAWQMGRPVRYGGEKGGVEERTRYMVKIAETALAPVVENDRPGFRRYIKHVSLGVVMVIAPWNYPYLTAVNTIIPALMAGNSVILKHAAQTLLVGERFAQAFEKAGLPKGVFQNIVLSHAQTEKLLASGKIDHVNFTGSVGGGRAIEKAAAGTFMTLGLELGGKDPAYVLPDVNLDHAVANLVDGAFFNSGQCCCGIERIYVHEHVYDRFVDGFIDLTKQYVVGNPLDAATTMGPMAQTRFADLVREQKAEALRKGAKAHVDMSVANDKAGSPYLAPEVLTGVDHQMSVMREESFGPIVGIMKVRNDEEAVALMNDSQYGLTASLWTTDTDHAADIGDRIETGTVFMNRCDYIDPALVWTGVKETGKGAAMSAIGYGNLTRPKSYHLREEI, encoded by the coding sequence ATGACCGAGACGGTCAAATTGATTACCCCGATCGACGGCTCCGTCTATGCGGAACGTCCTGTCGCTACCGACAAGGCCATCGACGCGGCTGTTGAATCCGCAAAACAGGCGCAGGCGGACTGGGCCCAGACCAGTATCGCAGAACGAGGCCGGTTATGCCTGGTGGCGCTCGACGCATTGCTCGCCATGAATGACGAGATTGTGCCGGAGATTGCCTGGCAGATGGGCCGGCCGGTACGTTATGGCGGTGAAAAGGGCGGTGTGGAAGAGCGCACGCGCTACATGGTCAAGATTGCCGAAACGGCGCTGGCTCCAGTCGTCGAAAACGACAGGCCGGGCTTTCGCCGTTACATCAAGCACGTTTCGCTCGGCGTCGTCATGGTCATCGCGCCGTGGAACTACCCCTATCTCACTGCGGTCAACACGATCATTCCGGCACTGATGGCAGGCAACAGCGTTATCCTGAAACACGCAGCGCAGACGCTGCTTGTCGGCGAGCGTTTCGCACAGGCGTTCGAGAAGGCCGGCTTGCCGAAAGGCGTGTTCCAGAACATCGTTCTGAGCCACGCGCAAACCGAAAAATTGCTGGCTTCGGGGAAGATCGATCACGTGAATTTCACCGGTTCGGTCGGTGGCGGGCGCGCTATCGAGAAGGCGGCTGCAGGAACTTTCATGACGTTGGGGCTAGAGCTTGGCGGGAAGGACCCGGCCTATGTACTGCCGGACGTCAATCTCGACCATGCCGTTGCCAATCTCGTCGACGGCGCCTTCTTCAATTCCGGCCAATGCTGCTGTGGCATCGAGCGCATTTATGTGCACGAGCATGTTTATGACCGGTTTGTCGATGGGTTCATCGATCTTACCAAGCAATATGTCGTCGGCAACCCGCTTGATGCAGCAACGACCATGGGCCCTATGGCGCAGACGCGCTTTGCCGATCTCGTGCGCGAGCAGAAGGCCGAAGCCTTGCGCAAGGGTGCAAAGGCGCATGTCGACATGAGCGTTGCCAATGACAAGGCCGGTTCGCCCTACCTTGCGCCGGAAGTGTTGACCGGTGTCGACCATCAGATGAGCGTGATGCGGGAGGAGAGCTTTGGTCCGATCGTCGGCATCATGAAGGTGCGCAATGACGAAGAGGCCGTGGCGTTGATGAATGACAGCCAGTACGGGCTGACAGCCTCGTTGTGGACGACCGACACGGACCATGCCGCGGATATCGGCGACAGGATCGAAACCGGCACGGTATTCATGAACCGTTGCGATTACATCGACCCGGCGCTGGTCTGGACCGGCGTCAAGGAGACGGGCAAGGGCGCGGCGATGTCGGCTATCGGCTATGGCAATTTGACGAGGCCCAAATCCTATCATTTGCGTGAAGAGATTTAA
- a CDS encoding iron-containing alcohol dehydrogenase, with product MTQLFSKWNYPTTVRFGAGRIKELPEVLEATGIKTPLFVTDPGLAKLPVVASTLKILDDAKVPYGVFSEVKPNPVESNLTAGIAVFKKGKHDGVIAFGGGSALDLGKLIAFQAGQKRPVWDFEDVGDWWTRANSDAIAPIIAVPTTAGTGSEVGRAGVITNEETHTKKVIFHPKLLPAIVIADPELSVGMPGFITAGTGMDALAHCLEAYCAPGYHPMADGIAVEGVRLVFENLPKAYANGKDLTARAHMMSAAAMGATAFQKGLGAIHSLSHPIGAIYDTHHGMTNAVFMPYVLAFNRDAVEERIARLASYIGIKGGFDGFAKAVLKLRKELKVPHTLPGLITDLDMTKKQKELIADMAIVDPTAGGNPVKLTKKAALKLLDEAIAG from the coding sequence ATGACCCAGCTTTTCTCCAAATGGAACTATCCGACCACTGTGCGTTTTGGCGCGGGACGCATCAAGGAATTGCCGGAGGTTCTGGAAGCGACGGGGATCAAGACCCCGCTTTTCGTCACCGATCCCGGCCTCGCCAAGCTGCCGGTGGTGGCGAGTACGTTGAAAATCCTCGACGATGCCAAAGTGCCGTACGGCGTGTTCTCTGAAGTAAAGCCCAATCCCGTCGAGTCGAATTTAACGGCTGGTATTGCGGTCTTCAAAAAGGGCAAGCACGATGGCGTCATCGCTTTCGGCGGTGGTTCGGCACTCGATCTTGGCAAGCTGATCGCGTTCCAGGCGGGTCAGAAGCGCCCGGTATGGGATTTCGAGGATGTCGGTGACTGGTGGACCCGAGCCAATAGCGACGCGATCGCGCCAATCATCGCCGTGCCGACAACGGCCGGAACGGGTTCTGAGGTTGGCCGCGCCGGAGTCATCACCAATGAGGAAACCCACACGAAGAAGGTGATCTTTCATCCGAAACTCTTGCCGGCGATTGTCATCGCCGATCCGGAGCTTTCAGTCGGCATGCCAGGTTTCATAACGGCAGGTACGGGAATGGATGCTCTGGCGCATTGCCTGGAAGCCTATTGCGCGCCTGGTTATCATCCGATGGCCGACGGCATTGCTGTGGAGGGTGTCCGACTTGTGTTCGAGAACCTGCCGAAAGCCTATGCCAATGGCAAGGATCTGACGGCGCGGGCGCATATGATGAGTGCAGCCGCCATGGGCGCCACCGCGTTTCAGAAGGGTCTTGGCGCGATCCATTCCTTGTCGCATCCGATCGGCGCGATCTATGACACGCATCACGGCATGACCAATGCGGTGTTCATGCCTTATGTGCTGGCTTTCAACCGTGATGCGGTGGAGGAGCGTATCGCGAGACTTGCCAGCTATATCGGCATCAAGGGCGGTTTCGACGGTTTCGCCAAGGCCGTGCTCAAGCTGCGCAAGGAATTGAAGGTGCCGCATACGCTGCCCGGGCTGATCACCGACCTCGACATGACCAAGAAGCAGAAAGAATTGATTGCTGACATGGCCATCGTTGACCCGACCGCTGGCGGCAATCCGGTGAAACTGACCAAGAAAGCAGCACTGAAGCTGCTGGACGAGGCGATTGCGGGGTAG
- a CDS encoding glutamine synthetase family protein: MPGHWSFDELKRHVTNGEIDTVLACFVDMQGRLIGKRFHATYFVESAHDETHGCNYLLANDIDMEPVPGYKAASWKQGYGDFIIKPDLSTIRHIPWLEKCALVLCDILDHHHHEDLAHSPRSILKRQLARLKERGYLAYFASELEFYLFDETYETARGKHWKGMNTASPYIQDYVIQMTTKEDAVMRAIRNGLFDAGIPVENSKGEWGPGQEEINVRYAEALEMADRHVIMKNGCKEIATQMGKAITFMAKYDYSLAGSSSHVHNSLWSADGKTPLFYDKKAEHTMSPLMRQWVAGQLKYADDFTYFLAPYINSYKRFQAGTFAPTKNVWSLDNRTAGFRLCGEGTKGIRIECRIGGADLNPYLAFAGLIASGLAGIDEKLELGKPFQGDAYGGARLREIPKTLRDATETLSRSKMLKAALGEDVVEHYVHTAKWEQFEYDRRVTDWELHRGFERY; encoded by the coding sequence ATGCCCGGACACTGGAGTTTCGACGAATTAAAGCGCCACGTAACCAATGGCGAGATTGATACAGTTCTGGCCTGCTTTGTGGACATGCAGGGCCGGCTGATCGGCAAGCGGTTCCACGCTACCTATTTCGTTGAATCCGCCCACGACGAGACCCATGGCTGCAATTACCTGCTCGCCAACGATATCGATATGGAGCCTGTGCCGGGCTACAAGGCTGCCAGCTGGAAACAGGGCTATGGCGATTTCATCATCAAGCCGGACCTTTCGACGATCCGCCATATTCCATGGCTGGAAAAGTGCGCACTGGTATTATGCGATATTCTCGATCACCATCACCATGAGGACCTGGCGCATTCGCCGCGCAGTATCCTGAAGCGTCAGCTTGCCCGGCTCAAAGAGCGTGGCTACCTCGCTTATTTTGCCTCGGAACTCGAATTCTATCTCTTTGACGAGACCTACGAGACTGCTCGTGGCAAGCACTGGAAGGGCATGAATACGGCGTCGCCCTATATCCAGGATTATGTGATCCAGATGACCACCAAGGAAGACGCGGTAATGCGGGCTATCCGCAACGGGCTGTTCGATGCCGGTATTCCCGTCGAGAATTCCAAGGGCGAATGGGGACCTGGTCAGGAAGAGATCAATGTGCGCTATGCGGAAGCACTGGAAATGGCCGACCGCCATGTAATCATGAAGAACGGCTGCAAGGAAATCGCCACCCAGATGGGCAAGGCGATCACCTTCATGGCCAAGTACGATTACTCATTGGCCGGAAGCTCCAGCCATGTCCACAACTCCCTGTGGAGCGCCGATGGCAAGACGCCGCTGTTCTATGACAAGAAGGCGGAACACACGATGTCGCCACTGATGCGGCAGTGGGTAGCCGGGCAGCTGAAATACGCCGACGACTTCACCTATTTCCTTGCGCCGTATATCAACTCCTACAAGCGCTTTCAGGCAGGCACCTTTGCGCCTACGAAGAATGTGTGGAGTCTCGACAATCGCACCGCCGGTTTCCGTCTCTGCGGCGAGGGCACGAAAGGTATCCGTATCGAGTGCCGCATCGGCGGCGCCGATCTCAACCCATATCTAGCCTTTGCCGGGCTGATCGCTTCAGGTCTTGCCGGAATCGACGAGAAGCTGGAACTCGGCAAGCCATTCCAGGGCGACGCCTACGGCGGCGCTCGCCTGAGGGAAATCCCGAAGACGCTGCGTGACGCTACGGAAACACTTTCCCGCTCGAAAATGCTGAAGGCGGCGTTGGGTGAGGATGTCGTTGAGCACTATGTCCACACCGCCAAATGGGAACAGTTCGAATATGACCGCCGGGTGACCGACTGGGAGTTGCATCGCGGCTTCGAACGGTATTGA
- a CDS encoding type II toxin-antitoxin system VapC family toxin, with product MLVIDTSAWIEWLIFSPTGEAVGRLIPPREGWLVPTIVQLELAKWLAREVGGDKSDQVIAFTQTCVVAPLETSIALLAAELCVKHKLATADAIVYATALEYGAKLLTCDAHFEGLPEVNFVAKNKAET from the coding sequence ATGCTGGTCATCGATACGTCCGCCTGGATCGAATGGCTCATCTTCTCTCCTACCGGCGAGGCTGTCGGACGTCTCATACCGCCACGTGAAGGCTGGCTCGTGCCGACAATCGTTCAGCTTGAGCTGGCAAAATGGCTTGCTCGCGAGGTCGGAGGCGATAAGTCGGATCAGGTTATTGCTTTCACACAGACATGTGTTGTCGCGCCGCTTGAGACCTCCATTGCCCTTTTGGCTGCAGAGCTCTGCGTAAAGCACAAACTCGCGACTGCTGACGCAATCGTCTATGCGACCGCACTGGAATACGGAGCGAAGCTCTTGACCTGCGATGCACATTTCGAGGGTTTACCGGAAGTCAACTTTGTCGCGAAAAACAAAGCCGAAACCTGA